Proteins from a genomic interval of Shewanella seohaensis:
- the agaK gene encoding N-acetylgalactosamine kinase AgaK translates to MYYGLDIGGTKIELAIFDTQLALQDKWRLSTPRQDYSAFMATLAEQIEKADRQCGERGTVGIALPGVVKADGTVISSNVPCLNQRRVAHDLAKLLNRTVAIGNDCRCFALSEAVLGVGRGHSRVLGMILGTGTGGGLCIDGKLYLGANRLAGEFGHQGVSANVARRHQLPLYACGCGLEGCAETYVSGTGLGRLYQDIAGQTADTFAWLSALRCNDPLAIKTFETYMDILGSLMASLVLAMDPDIIVLGGGLSEVEEILAALPQATKAHLFDGVTLPQFKLADFGSASGVRGAALLGHGLDAGISYEA, encoded by the coding sequence ATGTATTACGGTTTAGATATAGGTGGAACAAAGATTGAGTTAGCGATTTTTGATACTCAATTAGCGCTACAGGACAAGTGGCGTTTAAGTACTCCTAGGCAGGATTACAGTGCCTTTATGGCAACGCTTGCCGAGCAAATCGAAAAGGCGGATCGGCAATGTGGTGAGCGCGGTACTGTTGGGATTGCGCTCCCCGGGGTGGTGAAAGCCGACGGGACTGTAATTTCGAGTAATGTGCCTTGCCTTAATCAACGCCGTGTTGCCCATGATCTTGCTAAGTTGCTCAATCGAACCGTGGCTATCGGTAATGATTGCCGCTGTTTTGCCCTCTCAGAAGCGGTACTTGGGGTGGGCAGGGGACACTCCCGCGTTTTGGGGATGATTCTCGGCACAGGCACTGGCGGTGGTTTATGTATTGATGGCAAATTGTATCTCGGTGCAAATCGACTCGCCGGAGAGTTTGGCCATCAAGGCGTGAGCGCCAATGTTGCCCGTCGACATCAACTGCCACTCTATGCCTGTGGCTGTGGGCTTGAGGGCTGCGCCGAGACCTATGTGTCAGGCACTGGACTTGGCAGACTCTACCAAGATATCGCGGGGCAAACGGCCGATACCTTTGCATGGCTGAGTGCACTGCGGTGCAATGACCCGCTCGCCATCAAAACCTTTGAGACTTATATGGATATTCTCGGAAGCTTAATGGCTTCATTGGTGCTGGCGATGGACCCGGATATTATCGTGTTGGGCGGCGGATTATCCGAGGTGGAAGAAATTCTCGCCGCCTTACCCCAAGCAACCAAGGCGCATCTTTTTGATGGCGTGACTTTGCCGCAATTTAAATTGGCCGACTTTGGTTCGGCCAGTGGCGTGCGCGGCGCGGCCTTGCTCGGCCACGGGCTTGATGCGGGGATAAGCTATGAAGCCTAA
- the nagA gene encoding N-acetylglucosamine-6-phosphate deacetylase, whose amino-acid sequence MKPNTDFKLIADGAKVLTQGKLTEHCTIEVSDGIIYGLKTSISADCTADKPHYRLTSGTLVAGFIDTQVNGGGGVMFNHAPTLETLRLMMQAHRQFGTTAMLPTVITDDIEVMQAAADAVAEAMVCQVPGIIGIHFEGPHLSVAKRGCHPPAHLRSITEREWQLYLRQDLGVRLITLAPESVTPEQIKRLVASGAIVSLGHSNADGDTVLKAIEAGASGFTHLYNGMSALTSREPGMVGAALASENTYCGIILDGQHVHPISALAAWRAKGTEHLMLVTDAMSPLGSEQTEFQFFDGKVVRDGMTLRDQHGSLAGSVLDMASAVRYAATELHLGFSNAVQMATRTPADFIQRPQLGDIAEGKQADWVWLDDEHKVLAVWIAGELQYQAEQARFA is encoded by the coding sequence ATGAAGCCTAATACGGATTTTAAGCTGATTGCCGACGGCGCTAAGGTGCTAACTCAAGGCAAACTCACTGAACACTGCACGATTGAGGTGTCTGATGGCATTATTTACGGCCTTAAAACCTCAATATCGGCAGACTGTACAGCGGATAAACCACATTACCGATTGACCTCTGGCACGCTGGTGGCGGGATTTATCGACACTCAAGTCAATGGTGGCGGAGGCGTGATGTTCAATCATGCACCGACGCTGGAAACCTTAAGGTTGATGATGCAGGCCCATCGCCAGTTTGGCACCACGGCCATGTTACCTACGGTGATCACCGATGATATTGAGGTGATGCAGGCGGCGGCCGATGCGGTGGCTGAAGCTATGGTTTGCCAAGTTCCTGGGATTATCGGTATCCACTTTGAAGGCCCGCATTTGTCGGTCGCAAAGCGCGGTTGTCACCCTCCCGCACATTTACGCAGCATCACTGAGCGCGAGTGGCAGCTTTACTTAAGGCAAGATCTCGGTGTTAGGCTGATCACCCTAGCGCCAGAATCAGTCACACCAGAACAAATCAAACGCCTCGTTGCCTCCGGCGCCATTGTCAGCCTTGGACATTCGAATGCCGACGGCGACACAGTCCTTAAGGCCATTGAGGCTGGCGCATCGGGTTTTACCCACCTCTACAACGGCATGTCGGCACTGACTTCCCGCGAACCGGGGATGGTAGGCGCGGCATTGGCCAGTGAAAACACCTACTGCGGGATTATTCTCGATGGTCAACATGTGCATCCCATCTCGGCGCTGGCGGCGTGGCGAGCAAAGGGAACTGAGCACCTGATGTTGGTCACCGATGCCATGTCGCCCTTAGGGAGCGAGCAAACGGAATTTCAATTCTTCGATGGCAAAGTGGTTCGTGATGGAATGACGCTGAGGGATCAGCATGGCTCCTTAGCGGGTTCAGTGCTGGATATGGCGAGCGCGGTGCGTTATGCCGCCACCGAACTCCATCTTGGCTTTAGTAACGCAGTACAGATGGCGACGCGCACGCCCGCCGACTTTATTCAGCGGCCGCAATTGGGGGATATAGCCGAAGGTAAGCAGGCTGATTGGGTCTGGCTCGATGACGAGCACAAGGTCCTAGCGGTCTGGATTGCGGGTGAGTTGCAGTATCAAGCCGAACAGGCTCGGTTTGCGTAA
- a CDS encoding sugar MFS transporter — MKFTSDSTQATASPQGSFIPMLLIGILFFVFGFVTWLNGALIPFLKIACQLNEFEAYLVTFVFYIAYFVMALPTSSILTRLGYKMGMTLGLGIMAAGAGLFIVAALVGHFATFLLALFVLGTGLTLLQTAANPYIVCIGPRESAAMRISLMGIVNKGAGFIVPIIFTAWILTGMEPYSETALASLSEAQRELALTELANRLVQPYLMMMFVLLGLMAFVWFSPLPEPELGERVEHTQADWKAILQYPQVILGALTLFCYVGAEVIAGDSIGLFSQGLGVAHFGMMTSYTMGFMVLGYVLGIVLIPRWLSQQTALVGSAIAGLLFTLGVLLSDSQSQVLSELLLGWLGVLPVPDPVLYLALLGLANALVWPAVWPLALEGLGRLTATASALLIMGIAGGAILPLLYGYIAHSQGDSQMAYFLLLPCYGLIFYYAIWGHKLTAKVASSTAMVNE, encoded by the coding sequence ATGAAATTCACGTCCGACAGTACCCAAGCCACGGCCTCACCGCAGGGCAGTTTTATTCCTATGTTATTGATAGGAATTTTATTTTTTGTCTTTGGCTTTGTGACTTGGCTCAATGGTGCCTTGATCCCATTTTTAAAAATTGCCTGTCAGTTGAATGAGTTTGAAGCCTATTTAGTCACCTTTGTGTTTTACATTGCTTATTTTGTGATGGCGCTGCCGACCTCATCTATCCTCACGCGTCTCGGCTATAAGATGGGCATGACCTTAGGTTTGGGGATTATGGCGGCAGGCGCGGGCTTGTTTATTGTGGCGGCTTTGGTCGGCCATTTTGCGACCTTCCTCTTGGCGTTATTTGTGTTGGGCACAGGCTTAACCTTGCTGCAAACGGCCGCCAATCCTTACATTGTCTGTATTGGCCCACGGGAAAGTGCGGCAATGCGGATAAGTTTAATGGGGATAGTGAATAAGGGCGCGGGCTTTATTGTGCCAATTATCTTTACTGCCTGGATTTTAACGGGCATGGAACCTTACAGTGAAACGGCATTGGCCAGCCTGTCCGAAGCGCAGCGCGAATTGGCGTTAACGGAATTAGCCAATCGTCTAGTACAACCCTATTTAATGATGATGTTTGTACTACTGGGATTGATGGCCTTTGTGTGGTTTTCACCGCTGCCAGAGCCCGAATTAGGTGAGCGAGTCGAGCATACTCAAGCCGATTGGAAGGCTATTCTACAGTATCCGCAGGTGATCTTAGGGGCTCTAACACTCTTCTGTTATGTGGGCGCCGAAGTGATTGCTGGCGATAGCATAGGACTATTTAGTCAAGGACTCGGGGTTGCCCACTTTGGCATGATGACCTCCTACACCATGGGATTTATGGTACTTGGCTATGTGCTCGGAATCGTGCTGATCCCAAGATGGCTCAGCCAGCAAACGGCATTAGTGGGCTCGGCCATCGCGGGCTTGTTATTTACCCTCGGGGTCTTGCTCAGCGACAGTCAAAGCCAAGTTTTGTCTGAACTGTTACTCGGTTGGTTAGGCGTATTACCCGTGCCCGATCCCGTGCTTTACTTAGCCCTGCTTGGGTTGGCAAACGCCTTGGTATGGCCTGCAGTGTGGCCATTAGCCCTTGAAGGACTCGGGCGCTTAACGGCCACGGCATCGGCGCTATTGATCATGGGGATTGCGGGCGGTGCGATTCTGCCACTGCTCTATGGTTACATCGCCCATAGCCAAGGTGACAGCCAAATGGCGTATTTCCTACTGTTACCTTGCTACGGCTTAATTTTTTACTACGCCATTTGGGGCCATAAGTTAACGGCCAAAGTGGCCTCTAGCACTGCTATGGTTAATGAATAG